From a region of the Fischerella sp. JS2 genome:
- a CDS encoding pentapeptide repeat-containing protein, whose product MANQEHLALLKAGAVTWMEWREKNPDIEPDLSGVDLYEANLAEANLSLVNFSVANLSFTQLTQANLSHANLIGVNLSQANLKNAVLADANLIGADLKGANLRGADLGTAKLHRTNLCFANLIEANLIGADLSKANLHEAELIGAYLYKADLYQVNLSKAHLSSAYLLQANLSEADLRGADLRWSNLKGANLAGANLTGAKLAGANLNGANFQDTIMPDS is encoded by the coding sequence ATGGCAAATCAAGAGCATCTAGCTTTACTGAAAGCTGGTGCAGTCACATGGATGGAGTGGAGAGAAAAAAACCCCGATATTGAACCAGATTTGAGTGGTGTTGATCTCTATGAAGCAAATTTGGCTGAAGCTAACTTAAGTTTAGTTAATTTCAGTGTTGCCAACTTAAGTTTTACCCAACTTACCCAGGCAAATTTGAGCCATGCGAATTTGATTGGAGTTAACTTGAGTCAAGCCAATCTCAAAAATGCTGTGCTTGCTGATGCTAATTTAATTGGGGCTGACTTAAAAGGTGCAAACTTAAGAGGTGCTGATTTGGGTACAGCCAAACTGCACCGCACTAACCTCTGTTTTGCCAACCTCATCGAAGCTAACTTGATTGGGGCAGATTTGAGCAAAGCCAACCTGCACGAAGCGGAATTAATAGGAGCTTATCTTTATAAAGCTGATCTTTACCAAGTAAATCTCAGCAAAGCCCACCTGAGTAGTGCCTACCTGTTGCAGGCTAACCTGAGTGAGGCTGACTTGCGAGGTGCTGACTTGCGATGGAGTAACCTCAAAGGGGCTAATTTAGCAGGTGCTAACCTTACAGGAGCGAAGTTAGCAGGAGCTAATCTGAACGGTGCGAATT